A section of the Paralichthys olivaceus isolate ysfri-2021 chromosome 16, ASM2471397v2, whole genome shotgun sequence genome encodes:
- the samd7 gene encoding sterile alpha motif domain-containing protein 7 gives MTPREQLRKMTALGEQGALDEKHWYRLVNGMSTGELRQRQELIMRNQMAMAPQILAQGQQRLQGVPAQFEPHFMERELVQPNEMVASEARQIHMGPHLGPPLPPHANIMPGRAFPGAAGYGFLPSEPMETVARRQELIHKQNIARMEMNAILHQKELETAHQKGLIGLDNPMAYPSNPMAFRGRQRMPDGHDVFVHRSTLDELHSNSILMSASPYPPISTLHRERGRRAGRRPTAHKCAESHVANLKGQTEDKSVEQSPGATSGEEKEAEAKGDMGEECATTKTHHQAKIESELATGGRKNYKEGDTALRKACVNTQDSCSDVANSGTNEKDISSQCSAFQEKFMYPSAGGALPGMPYMFPVPGNGFLPPGPRNLFLNGDEVSEDIRKWTVNDVYNFVNSIPTCAEYAQTFKDHMIDGETLPLLSEEHLLDTLGLKLGPALKIRSQVSKRLGNMLYMMNLPLPTAPLHATPEKPGDRSSEIGSPVNCNSEEMVGSPRDPEVLKSTEHLHETENNSPPSASSETV, from the exons AGCTTAGACAGAGACAGGAGTTAATAATGAGGAACCAGATGGCCATGGCTCCGCAGATTCTCGCCCAGGGGCAACAGAGGTTACAGGGAGTCCCAGCACAGTTTGAACCTCATTTCATGGAGAG GGAGTTGGTTCAACCCAATGAGATGGTCGCCTCAGAGGCCCGACAGATCCACATGGGGCCTCACCTGGGTCCACCTCTTCCCCCACATGCCAACATCATGCCTGGCAGAGCTTTCCCTGGAGCAG CCGGCTATGGCTTCTTGCCCTCAGAGCCTATGGAAACAGTTGCCCGGCGACAGGAGCTCATTCACAAGCAAAACATTGCCAG AATGGAGATGAATGCCATCCTGCACCAGAAGGAGCTGGAAACTGCCCACCAGAAGGGACTGATAGGACTCGACAATCCCATGGCTTACCCTTCCAACCCCATGGCCTTCAGAGGTCGTCAGCGCATGCCAGACGGCCACGATGTCTTTGTCCACCGCTCCACACTGGACGAACTTCACTCCAACAGCATCCTTATGTCTGCCAGCCCTTACCCGCCAATCAGCACGTTGCACAGAGAGAGGGGACGAAGGGCTGGCAGAAGGCCGACCGCTCACAAGTGTGCAGAAAGTCACGTGGCCAACTTGAAGGGCCAAACTGAGGACAAAAGTGTAGAGCAGAGCCCAGGGGCCACTtcaggggaggagaaagaggcagaggcCAAGGGGGACATGGGAGAGGAGTGTGCTACCACTAAAACACACCATCAAGCAAAAATAGAGTCAGAACTTGCTACGGGAGGCAGGAAGAACTACAAAGAAGGGGATACAGCCCTGCGTAAGGCCTGTGTGAACACTCAGGACAGCTGCTCTGATGTGGCCAACAGTGGCACAAACGAAAAAGACATATCCAGCCAATGTTCAGCTTTCCAGGAGAAGTTCATGTATCCCTCAGCAGGAGGAGCCCTCCCGGGGATGCCTTACATGTTCCCAGTCCCTGGAAATGGCTTCCTCCCACCTG GTCCACGGAATCTCTTTCTTAATGGTGATGAGGTGTCAGAGGACATAAGGAAGTGGACAGTGAATGACGTTTACAACTTTGTCAACAGTATACCCACATGTGCAGAATACGCTCAG ACATTCAAGGACCACATGATTGATGGCGAgacactccccctcctctcagAGGAGCATCTACTGGACACGCTGGGGCTGAAGCTGGGGCCGGCTCTAAAGATCCGCTCACAG GTGTCCAAGCGTCTGGGCAACATGTTGTACATGATGAACCTGCCGCTGCCCACCGCCCCCCTGCACGCCACCCCGGAGAAGCCCGGTGACCGCTCCTCAGAGATCGGCTCCCCTGTTAACTGCAACAGTGAGGAGATGGTGGGGAGTCCAAGAGACCCTGAAGTCCTCAAATCCACAGAGCACCTtcatgagacagaaaacaatTCCCCCCCATCTGCCAGCAGCGAGACAGTCTGA